The genomic segment atacatggtcgttttttttccggctaaaaacgccttactacacatggtcgtttttttggggctaaaaacaccttacgatacatggtcgtttttttgggctaaaaacgccttactattcatggtcgtttttttcggctcaaaacacttttctgtacatggtcgtttttttcatctaaaaacgccttactatacgtggtcgttttttcggctaaaaatgccttactatacatggtcgttttttcgcctaaaaacaccttactctatatggtcgtttttttcggctaaaaacgcctaactatatacagtacatggtcgtttttttttcatcaaaaaacgccttactatacatcgtcgtttttttcgtctaaaaacaccttactatacatggtcgttttttttccggctaaaaacgccttactacacatggtcgttttttttgggctaaaaacaccttacgatacatggtcgtttttttgggctaaaaacaccttacgatacatggtcgtttttttgggctaaaaacgccttactattcatggtcgtttttttcggctcaaaacacttttctgtacatggtcgtttttttcggctcaaaacactttTCTGTACATaggcgttttttgatgaaaaaaaacgacctactatacatggtcgtttttttcatctaaaaacgccttactatacgtggtcgttttttttcggctaaaaacgccttactcttcaTGGTAGTTTtgttcggctcaaaacaccttactatacatggtcgtttttttcggctaaaaacgcctaactatatacatggtcgttttttttcatcaaaaaacgccttactatacatcgtcatttttttcgtctaaaaacaccttactatacatggtcgttttttggggctaaaaacaccttacgatacatggtcgttttttggggctaaaaacgccttactatacatcactggtgtcaaactcatttcacatggtgggccacacaCGGtacctcggtagatgtcaagtgggccggaccattaaaatgatagcatactttgctataaacaaccaaaacaatatgtctttcctttgttttggtatagagAAGcataagaacatttggaaaatgttgaaatttaatgaacgtatcttttacaaaacatttcatgaagcaccttacatttcattcaacaaatgtgcaatttacttttatcattcacatactgtatatgcattgcaactgatcccattgattgtacaaactttaacaagtaattggtattgaaaaatatagtaatgcactttatgattaaacaagatttataaagaaaggaagttttaaaccatttacacatgcaaataaaatctaaatgtaatccctgcctacaccttacaaactaaggagagtgctattaaatgtgtaaatgtgtgagTGCTatttgatagcgtctgctgtcatgggtctgtcccAGTGACGGACTGAAGCttctgttttcttcttctctgggCAAGGGCCAaacagtgtcccctagcggatactcaatgatttgcaccttattaaaaatatgaattctgtcttttatgcatttttttcatttttaaattatcctgcgggcctgattgaacctctcGCGCGCGCCAGTgactcctttgccactcctgggccgtgttcggcccacatgcattatgccagtgccgactcaaggccagctttgccagcttcatgccgaatccgggccagatgcctttgctgactgggtactTAGGGTAGTTTTCAACTACCAAATAGCACGCTACGGATAAAACTCATAGGCCCGAACCCAAGTTTAATATTTGAAACACTAACCATCgcttaaaaccctaatttgaaatcctaacccagtttaaaatcctaatttgaaaccctaaccctcgtTTGAAACTATAggactaatttgaaaccctaaccacagtttgaaaccctaagaCTAGTTTAAAACCCTCATTCTGAAACCCTGACCCGAGTCTGTTGTGCTTCCAGACACTCTTCCTGAAGACTTCCACTCTAGCGGCCAGCAGGTGGTGATGCACGTGCAAGTGTGACCATATGTGGAGGCGGAGCCTCGGGCCAGAGGCGGGGCCACACTGGAGCCATGGGCTGTCAATCAAAGGACAAACTTGAAGACAAGTGAAGTGAATGGTGTCAAGGATTAAGTTCAAAGAATAAAGCCAAAAATTAAGTTTGTCATTCTAGTATACAAATCGATGACATCACCCATGACATCAGACGGTACAAACAATTGGGCTGGCACACATTTGTCTTGACACTTTGATGAGCTCATGAGACCCCTTTGGGTGTTCACATGAAAACTTTGATGACATCTGCTCCAGCTGTGATGATTGACATGCAAAATGAGCCAATGAGAACAGCCACTCACAAGAGAGAGGCAATGGGTCCTCAAGGGCCcccatcctgcatgttttagacccccccccccccccaaatacagGGTTGCTCAGCGGATCAGGGGGATCAGGATCGTGATCAGGTTTCTTCAGAGCTTGCTGAGGAGCTgaccatttgaatcaggtgtggtgGCGGAGGGAAACATGCAGAGTTGTGGCCCTCGTGGATCACAGTTGCCCATCCGTGGTGTAGGCAGGGTATAGAAGAGGCGGAGTGGAAAGGAGTCAGAGTGGGGTATCCTGGAATTTTCTACCTGCTAGCGTTCGAGGCTGAGGTCCAAGGAGAATAGTCAGGAGAGGAGAGAAGGGCACAAGTCCAGCCAGAGTTGGTGTGGAATCAAGTCACAAGGTGCAGAAAGTGGGTGCTTGGAATATTAGCTTGTGATGTCACACCTGGGCAGACAGGTGTAAGCTCCGCCCCTTACTTCTTGTTTGATAATGTGGCGTTCAAAAGGAACGTGGCCTACTGGATGATCTGGTGGGCGGAGTCAGCGTCGTCACCGCTGTCCTGGGCGTGGCCTATGTGTACCGAATCAGCATCATCCGTTTGATGCGTTGTCCTCACGGTGTCCCTGCGGCGAAAAGTCCTCCAGAGTTGCAGGGCCAGCGCCAGCTGCAGCACCTGGCGGGAAGCGCAAGATGATGGCAGGCCGCTCGCGGCGCGTCGGCGGCCGGCCGCCTTACCTGCGCCACCATCAAGCTGATGTCCATTACCACCACCGTCACCACGTTCTCGTGCAGCCAATCACTGAGCAGCTCGCGGCAGCCCTGGGCGCAAACTAGCGTTAGCCTTCTTAGCGTTTGCTCGTACACAAAAACAACCCGCTGAGCAAGTGGGTGCCGCCGTGTTACACGTCTACCTGCGTGTGCGTGCAGTTAGCGAGCGCAATGGCGGGCACGTGCGTGACGTTGGGGTCTTGCGAGCACCACGCCGTTTCCAAGTTGCGTTGAGGCGAGCCAAAACACGAACAAGGAAGCGTGCTCGTGGCGCTCGTGTTGAGCGTCTGCACAAAGGAATTCTGCAGCCAATCGGACGGGCCCATCAGGCCGCAGCACGCCTCCTGCAGGCAGAGGGCGCCGTTAAGACCTGAACTTTTCACTTCTTTTCGATCTTCAcaatcaagacattttttttatatgctgAACCTATGAGGTGGATCCACACAGTTCCCAAAATGTCCACTGAAAGGTGGTGCTAGCGCGAGAAAACAATGGCTTGCGGCCCAATTGAGGCCCGCTCCGTCATAATTCCGGCCCACAGCGTGAACGAGGAAGTGACTGACGTGTTGCTGCAGGTAGTCCAGGAAGCCATCTTGCCGTCCGTCGCCCCGGTACTGGCGTATCATGTGAGCCACCGCCGCATCTGCCTTCTCCTCGATCTGTCGGCAAAGCTCAACGTTTGATTAACGTCACGTAATGTTCACGTGCGCGTGTGAGGAGGCTCACCTGGGCTCtgctgagcagcagcagcaggagaagGCCCACGCAGCACAGGAACAGGATCAGCAGCCCCCAAATGCACTGATATCACATGAGCATCGCATGACATCTCATGATCATCAAAAATaaagaatgaccccaacaaccactcgtatctcaaggcaagtGTGC from the Hippocampus zosterae strain Florida chromosome 5, ASM2543408v3, whole genome shotgun sequence genome contains:
- the LOC127600838 gene encoding leukocyte antigen CD37-like codes for the protein MKSEVKADVLKLFLLLLSFVLLALGLVVACCGVWICFDNTSFIAVVSSDELQAVGAGLMLIGTLVMASCLVACLGARWEKPILMLICIWGLLILFLCCVGLLLLLLLSRAQIEEKADAAVAHMIRQYRGDGRQDGFLDYLQQHEACCGLMGPSDWLQNSFVQTLNTSATSTLPCSCFGSPQRNLETAWCSQDPNVTHVPAIALANCTHTQGCRELLSDWLHENVVTVVVMDISLMVAQVLQLALALQLWRTFRRRDTVRTTHQTDDADSVHIGHAQDSGDDADSAHQIIQ